A portion of the Paenibacillus hamazuiensis genome contains these proteins:
- a CDS encoding glycosyl hydrolase family 95 catalytic domain-containing protein, with translation MIQNNIDWPSFMARHDMTWSVKPVSWDEGAFIGNGMIGAMIYSEEHRNKRNVLRFVLGRTDVTARRPKGYPPRVPVGELHLELAGWYYQPSSIRIDLWNAEMRAEITTTVGTAKVRAFVHSREPVLAVELETSEGEQGARMTWYPYSEVDPVLKNADGFNLNQYIPKTEVVRSEKEDGLTIGVQTFELGGGCVTAWTESASEEGARRLWLSIFNGHDEAAQLGAENAVRGAAAHPWDTWVKNHRSWWHDYYRQSFISIPDTLLEGFYWIQMYKLASATRADGMIMDNQGPWLAPTPWAGVWFNMNVQMSYSPVYTSGRLGIGESLVRGFKSNIDNLIRNVPEKYREDSAGLGRSMSYDLVAPVGDEVGNLAWICHNLWRHYRHSMDRGMLETFLYPLLKRTVQYYLHLLEEGEDGKLHLPAMTSPEYGSFLQMTVPDTHYDLALLRWGCQTLLRICDILDVQDEAGERWKDTLERLTPLPVDETGFMIGRDQPLEFGHRHFSHLMAAFPLHIISGDTPEERELIVRSLRHWLSREGDLRGFTFTGAASIAATVGLGDEALKYVKTLMHIIKPNTMYKEAGPVIETPLAGAEAIHDMLLQSWGAEIRVFPAVPSEWQDAVFHDLRAEGGFQVSAVRSGGTTTWIRVQSLAGEPCRLKTDLAGDVRLAGIDSAKLRTLGGGVFELDLAQGEEAVLYCADAEQRGIASPIGGAEPAGERQRAGAKAAEAQGVEDGPGRWEIRPLPATPHLCGYFGGKKPWRLYGLPIV, from the coding sequence GTGATTCAAAACAATATCGACTGGCCGTCCTTTATGGCGCGGCACGACATGACCTGGTCGGTCAAGCCGGTTTCGTGGGACGAAGGGGCGTTTATCGGAAACGGCATGATCGGCGCGATGATCTACAGCGAGGAGCACCGCAATAAACGCAACGTGCTCAGGTTTGTGCTCGGGCGCACGGACGTGACGGCGCGCAGGCCGAAAGGTTATCCGCCACGCGTCCCGGTAGGCGAACTGCATTTGGAATTGGCAGGCTGGTATTACCAACCGTCGAGCATCCGGATCGACCTTTGGAATGCGGAGATGCGTGCGGAAATTACGACGACGGTCGGGACGGCGAAGGTTCGCGCGTTCGTGCACAGCCGGGAGCCGGTGCTGGCTGTCGAGCTCGAAACGAGCGAAGGTGAACAAGGCGCGAGGATGACGTGGTACCCGTACAGCGAGGTCGACCCTGTGCTGAAAAATGCCGACGGATTCAACCTCAATCAATATATTCCGAAGACGGAAGTCGTTCGTTCCGAGAAGGAGGACGGGCTGACGATCGGCGTGCAAACGTTCGAGCTTGGCGGCGGCTGCGTTACCGCTTGGACGGAAAGCGCGTCCGAAGAGGGAGCGCGCCGGCTGTGGCTGTCGATTTTTAACGGTCATGATGAAGCTGCGCAGCTTGGCGCGGAAAACGCCGTCCGCGGGGCGGCTGCGCATCCATGGGATACGTGGGTGAAGAACCATCGCAGCTGGTGGCACGACTATTACCGCCAAAGCTTCATTTCCATTCCGGATACGCTGCTCGAAGGGTTTTACTGGATTCAAATGTACAAGCTCGCATCCGCGACGCGGGCGGACGGGATGATCATGGACAATCAGGGGCCGTGGCTTGCGCCGACTCCGTGGGCCGGAGTTTGGTTCAACATGAACGTGCAGATGAGCTACTCCCCGGTGTATACGTCGGGCAGGCTGGGGATCGGCGAATCGCTCGTTCGCGGTTTCAAGAGCAATATCGATAACCTGATCCGCAATGTGCCGGAGAAGTATCGCGAGGACTCGGCAGGGCTCGGCCGCAGCATGAGCTACGATTTGGTTGCTCCGGTCGGCGACGAGGTTGGCAACTTGGCGTGGATATGCCACAATTTATGGCGGCATTACCGGCATTCGATGGACCGTGGGATGCTGGAGACGTTCTTGTATCCGCTGCTGAAGCGTACCGTGCAGTACTATTTGCACTTGCTGGAGGAAGGAGAGGACGGCAAGCTGCATTTGCCGGCGATGACTTCGCCGGAGTACGGCTCCTTCCTGCAAATGACCGTGCCGGACACGCATTACGATTTGGCGTTACTGCGCTGGGGCTGTCAAACGCTGCTGCGCATTTGTGATATATTAGACGTACAGGATGAGGCCGGCGAACGGTGGAAGGATACGCTGGAGCGGCTGACGCCGCTGCCGGTGGACGAAACCGGCTTTATGATCGGCAGAGATCAGCCGCTCGAGTTCGGTCACCGGCATTTCAGCCATCTGATGGCGGCTTTCCCGCTGCATATCATCAGCGGCGATACGCCGGAGGAGCGGGAGTTGATCGTTCGCTCGCTGCGCCATTGGCTTTCGCGCGAAGGCGACCTGCGCGGCTTTACGTTTACCGGCGCCGCCTCGATTGCCGCGACGGTCGGATTAGGCGATGAAGCTTTGAAGTATGTGAAAACGCTGATGCATATCATTAAGCCGAACACAATGTATAAAGAAGCCGGGCCGGTCATCGAGACGCCGCTCGCCGGAGCCGAAGCGATCCACGATATGCTGCTGCAAAGCTGGGGCGCGGAGATTCGCGTGTTTCCGGCTGTTCCGTCCGAGTGGCAGGATGCCGTGTTCCACGACCTGCGGGCCGAAGGCGGCTTTCAGGTAAGCGCGGTGCGCTCCGGCGGCACCACGACGTGGATCCGCGTCCAAAGCTTGGCCGGCGAGCCCTGCCGGCTCAAGACCGATCTGGCAGGCGACGTCCGACTCGCCGGTATCGATTCCGCCAAGCTGCGGACGCTTGGCGGCGGCGTGTTTGAGCTGGACCTCGCGCAAGGCGAGGAGGCGGTGTTATACTGCGCAGACGCCGAGCAGCGCGGCATTGCGTCGCCGATAGGCGGTGCGGAACCGGCCGGGGAGCGCCAGAGAGCCGGTGCGAAAGCGGCGGAAGCGCAAGGCGTCGAAGATGGGCCGGGCCGATGGGAGATTAGGCCGCTGCCGGCGACCCCGCACCTGTGCGGCTACTTCGGCGGCAAGAAACCTTGGCGGCTTTACGGGCTGCCGATCGTGTGA
- a CDS encoding ABC transporter substrate-binding protein codes for MKKKLAVTVSALTAAALLVSACSGSKTDDKSDKGAAGLVGADQVSEAGVFPITKDKITMKVMIKGSSIVENFATNEFTKWLEEKTNIHLEWEVAPEKSFQEKLNVALASGDYPDLLINMSVSPVQQSIYGKDGVFIPLNPYIEKYGVETKKMWDAVSYAKDLMTMPDGKIYSLPQINQCYHCSYGQKMFINKTWLDKLGLPIPQTTDEFYTVLKAFKEKDPNGNGKADEIPLVGAIGSPSTTIVQTQIDPFIMSAFVEKDFTYKLVKDGKIQVAYNQPEWKDGLKYLNKLYKEGLIAPQSFTQDKNQLQQMGMNPDAEIIGAVPAQNQGNFITIDSPRFKDYVTVPPLKGPTGLRSAPFQPYYILQGQFVVTNKAKNPAAAFRLGDLLMSEEAVLRSTIGRPGQEWDKAAQGELGLDGKQAKWKQLTTFGKLQNVHWAQAGPSVRTNEFRLSQYADPKNPLESVLYNETKKNYEPYQLDPNKVVPPLFFTDEQSEELATIEKGLADYRNEFFAKAVTGSLDIDKEWNNYLANLDKMNIKKYLEIQQQAYDSWKKNSKK; via the coding sequence ATGAAAAAGAAATTGGCCGTCACCGTGTCCGCACTCACTGCGGCTGCGCTTCTCGTCAGCGCTTGCTCCGGGTCAAAAACCGATGACAAATCGGACAAGGGAGCCGCAGGGCTGGTCGGAGCCGATCAAGTGTCGGAAGCGGGCGTCTTTCCGATTACGAAGGATAAAATCACGATGAAGGTGATGATCAAGGGCTCCAGCATCGTCGAAAATTTCGCAACGAACGAATTTACGAAATGGCTCGAGGAGAAGACGAACATTCATCTGGAATGGGAAGTGGCGCCGGAGAAGTCGTTTCAGGAGAAATTGAATGTGGCGCTCGCGAGCGGAGATTATCCCGATCTTTTGATCAACATGAGCGTCAGTCCCGTTCAGCAGTCGATTTACGGAAAAGACGGCGTATTCATTCCGCTCAATCCGTACATCGAGAAATACGGCGTGGAAACGAAAAAAATGTGGGACGCCGTTTCCTATGCCAAAGATTTGATGACGATGCCGGACGGCAAAATTTACTCTTTGCCGCAAATCAACCAGTGCTATCACTGCTCTTACGGCCAAAAGATGTTCATTAACAAAACATGGCTGGATAAGCTTGGCCTGCCGATCCCTCAGACAACCGACGAATTTTACACGGTGCTGAAAGCGTTTAAGGAAAAAGATCCGAACGGCAACGGCAAAGCCGATGAAATCCCGCTTGTCGGGGCGATCGGTTCGCCGTCCACGACGATTGTGCAAACACAGATCGATCCGTTCATTATGAGCGCGTTTGTCGAGAAAGATTTTACCTACAAGCTGGTGAAGGACGGCAAAATTCAGGTGGCGTACAACCAGCCTGAATGGAAAGATGGCCTTAAATATTTGAACAAGCTTTACAAGGAAGGCTTGATCGCGCCCCAATCGTTCACTCAGGACAAGAACCAACTGCAGCAGATGGGGATGAATCCGGATGCCGAAATCATCGGCGCCGTACCCGCACAAAATCAGGGCAACTTCATTACGATCGACTCTCCGCGGTTCAAGGATTACGTGACGGTGCCGCCGCTCAAAGGACCGACGGGGCTGCGTTCCGCACCTTTCCAGCCGTACTACATTCTTCAAGGGCAATTTGTCGTTACGAATAAAGCGAAAAATCCGGCTGCGGCATTCCGTCTCGGCGATCTGCTGATGTCGGAAGAGGCGGTGCTGCGCAGCACGATCGGCCGTCCCGGGCAGGAGTGGGATAAAGCCGCGCAGGGCGAGCTCGGGCTTGACGGAAAGCAGGCCAAGTGGAAGCAGCTGACGACGTTCGGCAAACTTCAGAACGTGCATTGGGCTCAAGCCGGACCGTCCGTCAGAACGAACGAATTCCGCCTGAGCCAATACGCCGATCCGAAAAATCCGCTCGAAAGCGTGCTGTACAACGAAACCAAGAAAAATTACGAGCCGTATCAGCTCGATCCGAATAAAGTCGTTCCGCCCCTGTTCTTCACCGATGAGCAGTCCGAAGAGCTTGCTACGATCGAGAAGGGCCTCGCGGATTACCGAAACGAATTTTTTGCGAAAGCCGTTACCGGGTCGCTGGATATCGACAAAGAATGGAACAACTACCTGGCCAACCTCGATAAGATGAATATTAAAAAATATTTGGAAATCCAGCAGCAGGCGTACGACTCCTGGAAAAAGAACTCTAAAAAATAA
- a CDS encoding carbohydrate ABC transporter permease, with protein sequence MSSTIKESGDDRLFNIVNHVILFIFAITILYPLIYIVSASFSSSAAVVSGRVWLFPVEPSLAGYDAVFKHKLIVSSFLNSLFYMIVGTAINVVFTLMAAYPLSRKDFMPRNAVMALFVFTMMFSGGLIPSYLIVKQLGMIDTRWSLIIPGAIAVWNMIITRTYFQTTIPDELLEAAQMDGCDDWTFLRKIVLPLSGPIIAVIALFYAVGHWNQYFNALLYLKHQELYPLQLVLRDILVQNEVDASMITDVADAAAREGLRELLKYSLIVVSTVPVLIIYPFIQRHFVKGMMIGSLKG encoded by the coding sequence GTGAGCAGCACCATTAAAGAATCGGGCGACGACAGACTGTTTAACATCGTCAATCACGTCATTTTGTTCATATTCGCGATAACGATTTTATATCCGCTCATCTATATCGTAAGCGCCTCCTTCAGTTCCTCGGCTGCGGTGGTGTCCGGGCGTGTTTGGCTGTTTCCGGTGGAGCCTTCGTTAGCCGGTTACGATGCGGTGTTCAAGCACAAGCTGATCGTATCCAGCTTCCTGAATTCGCTGTTTTACATGATCGTCGGCACGGCGATTAACGTCGTGTTCACGCTGATGGCGGCGTATCCGCTTTCACGCAAAGATTTTATGCCGCGCAATGCCGTCATGGCGCTGTTCGTGTTCACGATGATGTTTTCCGGCGGCCTCATTCCGTCTTACCTCATCGTCAAGCAGCTGGGCATGATCGATACGCGGTGGTCGCTGATCATTCCCGGAGCGATCGCGGTGTGGAACATGATCATCACCCGGACGTACTTTCAAACGACGATCCCGGATGAGCTGCTCGAAGCGGCGCAAATGGACGGCTGCGACGACTGGACGTTTTTGCGAAAAATCGTGCTTCCGCTGTCGGGTCCGATCATCGCGGTCATCGCTTTGTTTTACGCTGTCGGCCATTGGAACCAGTATTTCAATGCGCTGCTGTACCTCAAGCATCAGGAATTGTATCCGCTTCAGCTTGTGCTCAGGGACATCCTCGTGCAAAACGAGGTCGACGCTTCGATGATTACCGACGTCGCGGATGCGGCTGCGCGGGAAGGGCTGCGCGAGCTGCTCAAATATTCGCTGATCGTCGTATCGACGGTACCGGTTTTGATCATTTATCCGTTTATACAAAGGCATTTCGTCAAAGGCATGATGATCGGATCACTAAAAGGATAA
- a CDS encoding ABC transporter permease: MEVTASRPEAVSRTDRRKSGLAVRLKRNFAERWQLYILMLLPLIYLAVFKYVPMYGALIAFKNYVPTKGVWGSDWVGLKHFIRFFNSYEFVRIMKNTLLVSFYSLIAGFPFPIILALCLNFVKSASFKKSVQMITYAPHFISVVVMVGIIVQLLDPRVGLINTILKALGFSPINFMGEPGWFSHIFVWSGIWQNVGFSCIVYLAALASVDPSLHEAAVMDGANKLRRMWHIDLPSIIPVAIILLIMNTGHVLDIGFEKILLMQNPLNMSSSEVIDTYVYKVGLASTAINYSYSAAIGLFKSVINLILLVTVNRIAKKVGQTSLW; encoded by the coding sequence ATGGAGGTTACAGCAAGCCGTCCCGAAGCCGTTTCGCGTACAGACCGACGCAAATCCGGACTGGCCGTCCGGTTGAAAAGAAACTTCGCGGAGCGATGGCAGCTCTACATCCTTATGCTGCTGCCGCTCATCTACCTGGCCGTTTTCAAGTACGTGCCGATGTACGGTGCGCTCATCGCTTTCAAAAACTACGTCCCGACCAAGGGCGTCTGGGGCAGCGATTGGGTCGGTCTCAAGCATTTTATCCGGTTTTTCAACTCATACGAATTCGTTCGGATTATGAAGAACACGCTGCTCGTGAGCTTCTACAGTCTGATCGCCGGGTTTCCGTTCCCGATCATTCTTGCTTTATGCCTGAACTTCGTGAAGTCCGCTTCGTTTAAAAAATCGGTGCAAATGATCACCTATGCGCCGCATTTTATTTCCGTCGTCGTTATGGTCGGAATTATCGTGCAGCTGCTTGACCCGCGGGTCGGCCTGATCAATACGATTCTGAAAGCGCTCGGTTTCAGCCCGATCAATTTTATGGGAGAGCCCGGATGGTTTTCACACATTTTCGTTTGGTCGGGTATATGGCAGAACGTCGGATTTTCCTGCATCGTTTACTTGGCGGCCCTGGCCTCCGTCGATCCGTCGCTGCATGAAGCGGCGGTTATGGATGGTGCCAACAAGCTGCGCAGAATGTGGCATATCGATTTGCCCAGCATCATACCCGTGGCGATCATTTTGCTTATCATGAATACAGGGCACGTCCTGGACATCGGCTTCGAGAAAATTTTGCTGATGCAAAACCCGCTGAACATGAGCTCGTCCGAGGTCATCGATACTTATGTATACAAGGTGGGCCTCGCATCGACGGCAATCAACTATTCTTACTCGGCGGCGATCGGATTGTTCAAGTCCGTCATCAACCTGATCCTGCTCGTAACGGTCAACCGCATCGCCAAAAAAGTCGGACAAACCAGCTTATGGTAA
- a CDS encoding cache domain-containing sensor histidine kinase, with protein MMKHKLATRVYLYFVIIIVLTLVTVGISGYWRSTRELEDQYQGLLTQIVDNVLHQTDLYLKNCERATVSILTSPLLKEALDSSPKSPSDFLTSANLIKQQVFQPVLINNPEISMVYLIGYNGFQASDFNLHIANFNYKGFQEYIDLLKEDTREDGQLTIQDSGFLDGHLTLARKLSDRQTSRVYKGIMGFELRIGELTTLWKGIRLGESGYFFIVNDRGKILYHPDPERIGMQLDGRQFETVQQNKDRVFEMPDENGRIFFARKSDYSGWTLVASMSVSEQRKPISNLRQTTIYVGLATLIVALYLAFRFGRSIVRPVRLLEGGMRQTEKGIWTKVPLTGTRDEMDRLISSYNTMVGRLEELVDRVYETELRNQDNLLKRQIAEFQSLQLQINPHFLYNTLEIIICYAVVQKSSEIKDIVRSLSYMLRYSIRTDLEEITVANELKHVLYFMGIMKYRIQREFEIDVRIPPELLLHHMVRLTLQPLVENIFKHAFPYGIENRHTIVIDAWEDNDNFCITVEDNGCGMHPQTLQRVRERLNEEQRGKQEQHAAGGSIGLGNVHNRIQMVFGEQYGLSIDSIHGQGTRITIRMPAKKHKKSHVEVK; from the coding sequence ATGATGAAGCATAAACTCGCTACCCGCGTTTACTTGTATTTTGTTATTATTATCGTTCTGACTTTAGTGACGGTCGGCATTTCCGGGTACTGGCGCTCCACGCGCGAGCTGGAGGACCAGTACCAGGGGCTGCTGACACAAATCGTCGACAACGTGCTGCATCAAACCGATTTGTACTTGAAAAACTGCGAGCGGGCGACCGTCTCGATTTTGACCTCCCCTTTGCTGAAGGAGGCGCTCGATTCAAGCCCGAAATCGCCTTCGGATTTTTTAACTTCCGCCAATCTCATTAAGCAGCAGGTGTTTCAGCCGGTGCTGATCAACAACCCGGAAATTTCGATGGTCTATCTCATCGGCTATAACGGGTTCCAGGCGTCCGATTTCAACCTGCATATCGCTAATTTTAACTATAAAGGCTTTCAGGAATACATCGATTTGCTGAAGGAAGATACTCGCGAGGACGGTCAGCTCACGATTCAGGATTCCGGGTTTCTGGACGGGCATTTGACGCTCGCGCGCAAGCTGTCCGACCGGCAGACATCGCGTGTCTACAAGGGCATTATGGGCTTCGAGCTGCGCATCGGCGAGCTGACGACGCTGTGGAAGGGCATCCGGCTCGGCGAGTCCGGTTATTTTTTCATCGTCAACGATCGGGGCAAAATTTTGTATCACCCGGACCCGGAACGAATCGGCATGCAGCTCGACGGACGGCAGTTCGAAACGGTGCAGCAAAACAAGGACCGGGTGTTCGAGATGCCTGACGAAAACGGGCGTATTTTTTTCGCGCGCAAATCCGACTACTCCGGTTGGACGCTTGTCGCCAGCATGTCCGTCAGCGAGCAAAGAAAGCCGATTTCGAACCTGCGGCAGACGACCATTTATGTCGGGCTCGCCACGCTGATCGTCGCTTTGTATCTCGCCTTCCGGTTCGGCCGTTCGATCGTACGTCCGGTACGCCTGCTCGAGGGAGGCATGCGGCAGACGGAAAAAGGGATCTGGACCAAGGTGCCCTTGACGGGGACGCGGGATGAGATGGATCGGCTTATTTCCAGCTATAACACAATGGTGGGCCGGCTGGAGGAGCTTGTGGATCGGGTCTATGAGACGGAGCTGCGCAATCAGGACAACCTGCTGAAGCGGCAAATTGCGGAATTTCAGTCGCTGCAGCTGCAGATCAATCCGCATTTTCTGTACAACACGCTGGAAATCATCATCTGCTACGCCGTCGTGCAAAAATCGAGCGAAATCAAGGACATCGTCCGATCGCTTTCGTATATGCTGCGTTATTCGATCCGCACCGATCTGGAGGAGATTACGGTGGCGAACGAGCTGAAGCACGTGCTTTATTTTATGGGGATCATGAAGTACCGGATCCAGCGCGAGTTTGAGATCGACGTCCGCATTCCGCCCGAGCTGCTGCTGCACCATATGGTCCGGTTGACGCTTCAGCCGCTGGTCGAGAATATTTTCAAGCATGCCTTTCCGTACGGCATTGAAAATCGTCATACGATCGTGATCGATGCCTGGGAGGACAACGATAATTTCTGCATCACGGTGGAGGACAACGGCTGCGGCATGCATCCTCAGACGCTGCAGCGGGTGCGGGAACGTCTGAACGAGGAACAGCGCGGCAAGCAGGAGCAGCATGCCGCCGGCGGCAGCATCGGCCTCGGCAATGTACATAACCGCATTCAAATGGTATTCGGCGAGCAGTACGGTCTATCGATCGACAGCATTCATGGGCAAGGTACGCGAATTACGATTCGAATGCCGGCGAAAAAACACAAAAAAAGTCATGTTGAAGTAAAATAG
- a CDS encoding response regulator transcription factor: MKLFIVDDEPMICIGLSAMAEEYGRFDAVRSFTDGEAALTAILSDPPEIVLTDICMPRLDGLELSRHIYERKLPTKVVVLSGYNDFTYAQKCMSYGVREYLLKPVTEIELYPALEKVLEETRGATVSFSRFEEWLDNLEEAIWTASSGRLEDLLAQGGSELFGQAADTAFQQQMVKDGLALLAKKLNARGVYHFDAVLPNEAVRKLAAGSPYEMMQRHIRDWMVRLLEVRGGNQINALEASLEYIDAHLSEDLTLEAVAEKLGITPNYFSFYFKKMTNETFVQYRLRKRIEKAKQLLAIPHIKIIDIVAKVGYDSYPHFSRVFKKATGISPTEYRQQLGIK, translated from the coding sequence TTGAAGCTATTCATCGTCGACGACGAACCGATGATTTGCATCGGCCTGTCCGCCATGGCGGAGGAATACGGCCGGTTTGACGCGGTCCGATCCTTTACGGACGGCGAAGCTGCGCTTACGGCCATTCTGAGCGATCCGCCGGAAATCGTGCTGACCGACATTTGCATGCCGCGTCTGGACGGCCTGGAGCTAAGCCGCCATATCTACGAGCGCAAGCTGCCGACCAAGGTCGTTGTGCTGTCCGGCTACAACGATTTTACATATGCGCAAAAATGCATGTCCTACGGAGTAAGAGAGTACCTGCTCAAGCCGGTCACCGAAATCGAGCTGTACCCTGCGCTGGAGAAGGTGCTGGAGGAAACGCGAGGAGCCACGGTTTCGTTTTCGCGGTTTGAAGAATGGCTGGACAACTTGGAGGAAGCGATCTGGACGGCGAGCAGCGGGCGCCTTGAAGATCTGCTGGCGCAGGGCGGCTCGGAGCTGTTCGGACAAGCTGCGGATACCGCATTTCAACAGCAAATGGTAAAGGACGGGCTCGCGCTGCTGGCCAAAAAACTGAACGCGCGCGGCGTCTATCACTTTGACGCAGTTTTGCCCAACGAAGCGGTCCGCAAGCTGGCCGCTGGCTCGCCTTACGAGATGATGCAGCGGCATATCCGCGACTGGATGGTGAGGCTGCTCGAAGTGAGGGGCGGCAACCAGATCAATGCGTTGGAAGCGTCGCTCGAATATATCGACGCCCATCTGAGCGAGGATTTGACGCTCGAAGCGGTCGCCGAAAAGCTCGGCATTACGCCGAATTACTTCAGCTTTTATTTCAAAAAAATGACGAACGAAACGTTCGTTCAATACCGGCTGCGCAAACGGATCGAGAAGGCGAAGCAGCTGCTCGCCATCCCGCATATCAAAATTATCGATATCGTCGCGAAGGTCGGTTACGACAGCTATCCGCATTTTTCGCGCGTTTTCAAAAAAGCGACCGGCATATCGCCGACCGAATACCGCCAGCAGCTGGGGATTAAATGA